The segment GCCCTGTATTTTATGAACTCTTATCCCTCTCaatctgcctgcctgccaccaGCGGCTGATTCTCCCCTTGCCTCCCTCCTATCAGCTTGACTATTCGGCCAGCCTCTGGATCAATTGCATCTGTACAGTGTTTGCACCAGAGGACCAAACTCGCCTTCTGGGGTTCCTCACAGCAATTTCTCAGCCGTGAGAGGGACAGGTGCAGCAGAAACATCTCTCCTCTCTGGGCTGAGGGACACTTGTCTCAAGGATTAATTATCCCTCTTCCTTGCCTTTGGCATGCGTGGGTTATTTAGCCTTCCTCCTTGCCTGTAGCACGTTAAATGAACATGCATGCGTGTAGCTTTCTGAAAGGACTGTTGCAGATAAGCGTCAGTGAATTGTAGAattgtagaggaaaaaaatactgtggacAGAACCTTCTCACCCTTATTGTTGGTGTCAACAGACATAGacaaaaacagttttaagatttcttttttttgccctgaGCTTATAGACACTCTGCTAGACACTAACAGTTTTGCTTAAGGAGTTTTCTAGATCAACACAGATAGGCTAATTTTTTCAAGAATTCCCCAAACCAgtatttttcactgcaaaaagaATTAGCATCTAAAAAAGCACTCTTGGGATCTCCTGCTGTTACGTTCTGGAATTCCAGGGAAAGTTGACGAAGAGAGCTTACTTAGAcataaacttttatttctttagggccttctttttataaaaactgCTGAGTTTATTTGTGCTACCTTGATAAAGCCTGTTGAGACTATTTAAATACCTCTCCTAATTATTTAGTAAATGAATGCCATCAACAGAGAGGGAATTTTGACCAAGGTGCTTGTTACTTGATCAGTAACTAATAAATGACTCGTGTCTAGTCTGAGACAACAGTGATCTcagaggttttcttttgtgagaAAGGAGATCTTCCCTTTTCtacattttgttttaactgCTTTAAAGTGAGTGAAAACTATGAGGATCTCAGTACACAACAGACTGCTAGTTGTGCAAACTGTACGTGTTTACTGGTTTCATTAGATCTAATACAATACACTAATGAAGCTAAAATTCTTATATTGCAGTGCAAGGATATTTCTGCCCTGAAAGACTGCTGAATTGTTTTGCAATACAATGAACTGTTCCAAACACTTATTCATaaatcttccattttctgtccttaaaaaccaagtatttttcacagatttctACAGCTTTTATTAGAATATTTGAGTTCAAAGAATACAACATACTCAAGTCAGGGAAAGCacaaataaatcagtttttctgttgCCATAGGAAGTTGTTGTCTCTAAGAGGTTTAGTCAAGGAAGAGCCTAAAATCCTGGGAAGTTATTGGGAATTTTTCCAATCTTCACTACTTTTGAATACACTCTGAGTAAACTCAGGGGAAAATCAGTATTCTGAGGACGAGCATCAGCAGGCGAATTTCAAGATGCTGAAAGTAAGCACAAGGAGCATGTAAATTCAGGTGTCCGCCCACAGACGCCACACTTTCTGGTTAAACAAAGGATTTATTTCACCAGAACTTTTAGGAGCAACAGAACCAAGACACAACAGCTTACTGAAAAGAAACCGGTGGTTAGCCTATATTTCTATAAACGGATGGGCAACATGAGTCCTTTGTGTGCCTGTCACTTTAAACCACCTTCTCTCCCTGTCAAGTACCTTTTAAATCTGTTGGCCAATTTCAAACAAATTTGACAGAGAAGCAGTTGACTCAAAGGCAATGGTTACGAAAAAAATGGATAGGCAACTGGCCACATGAGCACTTCTTCCAAACCaaaatactcttaaaaaaatttgTGTTATTATTAACCTCACAgaatttttaatctgaaaaatattataaaactTTTCCAGATCTCTTTTGTACACTCCGGAATTTACTGAATGCCTTCAAGTCTTTATTCACTCATTCTACAATTATAAAACTAGCTTTGAGAGAATGATATATACAATTCAGTGAATACTGTGACTCTACATTATTTACATCACAAGACTGGTGCTGTTAGAATTCTTGTATTCAGAACACTATATTTATTGTGCTGTTTAATTTTGTAATGTGTGTTaatacaaaactgaaacataTTTTGGTGAATAGGTACTTCTTCAGTTTCATAATCTcgtaaaagcttttttcctagtGATAAAAACTATAGTGTTGGGTGTAGTAGAAATGCACTTATAGTTAAGCATAATATACCTACTGTTTACTCTGTGCggtttctgaattttgtttctcCTGTATGAGCCTGTTAGTGAGTTAATACTATAAGGGCATTTGTGTGATGAGCacaccttttttaaaagaaaaaatgctgtttatgtTGGAAgttaaatttaagaaaaattacagatCTGCAAGCAAATAATGCAAGATGATTAAAGGAAGACTGTTAGTCcataaaattgcattttaatatgATTCTTGATTTAAAGAAGAACATGAAAATGAGGTCATTTTCCCTCAGTAACCTCACTCATCTTCATGGAAGAGATGCAGATGTTAGTTCTCTTCTCATTACCCTTTAAAAAGCTATGCTGCTTGTAACATGGAGAACTCTGCTACTCCAACTCCATTGCTTAACTACTATCCTCTACACAAACTGTATAAGGTTAGAAGACAAGAACACAATagggttggtttgtttatttttatagcattgAGATAATGTATTGTTTTCAGTCAGAAGTAGTCCTAATGATTAGGTATACGGTATATAAGTACTGGATATAAGCACGGTAAGCCAAAGAATACAATTTTATTCATACAGATGAAATTTTCAGATAagtctaaatatatttttactttaataaaaGAAACCTTATCTGCATCATCTTTCTTGGATTATGTTACAAACATTTCCTTGGTGTTGTCAAACTTCAGTGAATCGCCACTGTTCTCAAATTATTCACGGTAATCTAAGGTAGATGTGACTTCCTGAAGCCTGAAATGTCTCTTTGCCCAGACTCTTTCTCCCCTGTCTCACTGTCCCACAGCTTAACAACTGAAGCAATCAAACAAATTCCTAACATAGCTCCTCACACTGGGTTTAGAATTGGGTACACTCTCAGTTAAACAGTACATATGTGCCAGTACCATTCAGGAGGTGCTTCAGGAGGCAGACACTTGTCCAAAATCCACCAGTGTGAGAATTATAATAGAGAGAAAACCATCCCTTGCATCATGTGTGCATACCTACAGCCATGAGAACATGGGCCAACACACATGAAAGGACACTTACCCTAGCCCTGCTGGACACACATGCGAGCATTTTCAAGTGTGAGCATCTACATTTTGGCAGCAGTCTGAAACTCAATACTGTTCTCATTTCTGTTGctacagcacagagaaaagaaacagagaaatgtgAACAGGAAGGTGTAAAGGAGTGAAGAAAGAATGCAACAGAGGACTTGAAACTGAATAGCAAAGGGGGGAACTCATGTATCTAAGGCTGAAGGTACAAAACCAAAGAGGTTTATTGTCTGTTCTTTCATATCATACCTTGTAAAAAGCCTTTTGGTATCATAATTATAACTTTCCCATGAGGCCTGTATGTAATCTGTTTTCCTGAAACTCAGTAAAACAAAGACCACAGATGGCTTTCTTTGATAAATGAGTACAATAATTAGAGAATAAACTGCACGGTGCAAATTCATTAGTTCTGAGGTTTTCATATGGGTTCTGTAAAAGATATATCTGGATTCAAGTTTGTCTACATaggatgtgtttttaaaatgatagGATATTGAATTGGGCTGTAATATATGAAATccattttaatgatttaatcAATCATGCTATGATGAGACTATTTAGCTCAACAGAAGGCAAGTAATTCAAGCACTGcctaagaattatttttaggCATCAACTGGCAGTGTAACTAATTATTCAGTTTATGTCCATAATGACTGAATAAACTCTGGctctgaaacaaataaataatactaCTTTGCATTTGCACAGCACTTGTCATCTATAGACCTGACAGTTTTAAAAGGTGGGCAAACATTCATGGTAACTATTTCTAGTGAAAAGAGAATGTCCTGAATAAATGGCTACTATGAAGGCAAATCAAAGCCTGCTTGAAAGACACCGCTGCATTCAGCCACAAGATTTAACAAccaaaacacagtgaaaacaagTGCTATGCTTATATGAAAGGGTAATTAGGCaggaaaacaagtttttatAAAAGATGCAGCATTGCTTTTTGTAGGAATCTGAGATTAGCTGTATTTGGAACATAATGATTATGTGCCCAGTCCAATCTCTGTTGCCAATTATTAGTCTATGCTGTTGATGTCACCacaaaaagacttaaaaatacttactatttttaacttcagaacAATTCTCCAAACTTGCTGAGTTTGGAGTCTGAGCTGGGATGCCTTACTGTAATACAGGCAGGCTCCTGGCTGAGCTGAGAGGCTGAGGATAGATCTGCTAGCTGTGCACAGTTCTACAGGCAGCTGACTCCAAAACAGATTCAGACAATATGTCAACAGGTCCCATTCCTTACAAATTTTATCACTTGGAAAGCAACCACGGCTTACATGGGCATGAAGCAACAGTGTTAGACTGACCTGGTAGAATCAGAGATGGCATGCTGCTTTTGGGTCTCAGCAGGTCTTAGGTAAAACCATCCAGGAAAACCCAGGAAGTAGAACAGGCTTGACCTAGAGAAGAGagctctgttttctgcctttgggTTGTGGAGTGACTTGCTGACACCGATTTGCTTCAGCCTTCTTTCATAGCCTTCAGTAAATAgtattttgtgcttttacaTATGAAGCCCTCTAAGGCaggccttttttctttcttgctgtatGATACAGCATAGAATGGTACATACCATGAATGGATTCTGATCTTGAACAGGTTTTTTCCAGTGCCATTGCACTGCAAATATACCACTAGCAGTTTAAcatctatatatatatgccAGTACTGAGGTTTTTATGCATTTTGTTAATATTTGCACTGCACCAATCCACCCGACCAGTTTAGTTTAGTCTAGGCAGACCAATCATTCCAATACTACCATTACTTTTTATCTATGCATTGACAGAGGCATCCTTAAATCATTTGAAACTTCCAACATGATTTAttgtttgtgaagaactgcagaaagaaCCCTTTGTAAACAGCAGTAATAAAGTGATTTTGCTCATATTCTTGCTACAAAGAAGAGAACCCTCCGACAGAAACTAAGATACTACATGGGTACCAAACCACACCTCAGCCACAACAGATAAGAAGGGCAGAATACACCTGCACACATACAaatatggtttttttctttcacagtagACTGGGGTAAAATTTAACTGAGGCttaaaagcctgttttctttcaccttgaaggtggtgggattttttaaatcaggctttGAAGCAAGGTAAATTAGACCTTTCAGGCACTTAGTTTTCAATTCTGTAAACATATATGTGAGTAATCGAATGCAAATTTGCTTATATGGACAAAGTTAAATACAGACATTATAGGATCAAGATCACAGCTGGAACTTCTAAATAGTAACAGCTAGTATACCACTGGTCTAGACTTAAGAGAAAAGGCACTTCCTGGCAAAGGAAGTGAAAAGTAGCTGAAAGACATAAAAGTAAATAGAAGGAACAATTCCATTGTGTTGCTACAATCAAGACAAAATCATCCTTAAATTGTTTTAGTTAGCTTTGCATTTCTAAATACTGAAGCAAAGAGCTGCAAAAGTATAAGTTGCTTCACTTGTGTTTGATAGACATTTCCACAGGTGTCAGACCCTTCTGAGTCAAGATGATACAATATAATACATAGGTCTGAGTATCAGTGCAGTCTTGTAACTCGGAGCAACTAAAATAGAGAcgaaaagaagaaggaaaaatcaacATGTAATGTCCTTATCTTTGCTGAATAATTTTGAACAACTACTACCAACATGCACCAGATACATGGAATTTTAGTTCCAAAGGTCAACTGCTTTCGTTCATTTTGTTGGCCAACAAAGACAGGATGTGAAGATACAAGTTGCACTTCTAGGCTACTTAATTGTCTTCCATCTAATTAATCCTCTTGACTCGTTGCTCCACCCTAATGCTACACATGCTTCTGTAAATGTGATGCAAGGACTTTTTGCATGTACACCTCACAGCCAGTATTGTTGCAGATGTCAGTACTTTCTATGATTTCACTCCTGGTAGTTGTGGGAGAATCTGCCCTCCCAGGGCACACTTGAAACTTCAGGAAGACACCAAACCAGTGGcagaattaatttgcttttggCTGAAATTGGcaataaagcttttttcttgACAGCTGTGCTTTCCTTAATGAGATCACCCCACTGAGGTCAAGGCACAAATACTCTCTAGTGTTGGAGTGTAAACCCAGTTCTTGCTGAACCTCCATGCACCTCTGTCTCAGGACGGACCagaagattagaaaaaaaattaactcaagTGAATTATGCATTACAGAAAAGCTCTAGATCTTCACTAACTTTGTCCTAAATTTATAAGTCAGTGCGTTACAAGGACGTTGCTAGGCAATTAGTTTACTACAATTATCAGGCAATAAACTAATTCCCTGGAAAGTCAAATAACTCCATATCTATACTACAGACCACCTAAATTTTCAAGAACAATTAACAGATAAGCTACAAACTTAAGAGTCTATTGACAGAATCTTTCTGGTAGAAAGGAGTGTGTAGAGATTAGAGTACCTAGATGGCAAATTATCTGAAGCAGAATttcctttcagtattttcagatcGGGATCAGTGTTTGTAATGTTTATTGAAAAtaccttctccttctcccaaaACTTTCCTCTGTCTGTTCTACcagaggtttggggttttttttagatgttGTATAATATGATCATTTTGTAAAAGACGCCTCCAGTTTAGGGTCTAGTAGTCTTTATTTAGATGAGACACTGATGTCTAGAATCATAAAATACGTCAGTTCTaacatgttttgtttaaatCCTCATTTTGCTTACCAACTTTTTAGGATGCCTGTAGTGGCTTTGGTGTCTGAACAGGATATAGCAGTGTTAGTTAATATTTGAGAATCTGGAGGGCAGGGTGGGAACTTTTATTCTGGGCTAGTGGCATGTCTGCACTCCAGCAGCTGCAAACCTGCTATGAAGGAGGTGTGTGAGCACCAGTCTGCCAGTTTgcagtggtgctgctgcaggccTCATGTCATATCCCAAATCTGAAAGATCAAAATTAGATGCAACTTTTGAAAACATGGGTTGATTCAATGTCTCCAGATCCAGTTTCATGTTTTTACAAACTTTAATCAGCTTGCCTTTGCCTGTAGTGATGAAATAACACTCCCTGTTTTGACAGTCTGTGGCTTTGTGAAATGGAAAGTCACAATAAACAATGAAGCCCACATTGAACATGCTAATACACAACCGCAAATGTTTCCTTAATTCCTAGGCCTAACCTAGACAGCTTATCCAAACACTTCCTCCTGTTGACTCCTTCTGACCCCCACATCATCCTGGGTTACTAGATTTTAGATAGGAACTTCTAATACACATAATCAAGATTGAAGGCAGAGTTTCATTAGCACAAACCCCCCTATCATAATTGTAATCTACAGTAAATGAATGCAATTAAACACACCAGGGTCTCCCATGagccctcccctcctctgcacacaggcagcagccatAAGCTGACAACAGGCTCTCATATAAAGCTGCCACATACATACACTGCAATAGCAGCAAGTCTACAGGGTTGCACTTCACATGATCATGTTGTTGTTTCTCCTTCAGCTGTTGGTGCTCTCATGTCTTGGAGCCACAGAGCCACAGGGAGATtcattgcaaaggaaaagaggaaggcCATTTCAGCACCTCTTCTACCTGGACAAAAATCTGCATGAAAATCAGAGCTTCCGTGAGCTGGTAGGGCAAAACCCGGGAGGTGTTGAGGAAACCCTGGGAGAGCCAAGCTTTTTTGTAGCAATTCCCCAGATGGCATCTGAAAGTGggaagcaagaggagaaaaaaatgtccagATTCATCCTtcccaatgcacaactccatgCAGACCAAAACCTGAGAATCCAGGCAGCACCCAGAGAGAGCTCTCCTGTGGAAAACGTCTCTCCATCCCACTATTCAAGCAAGAGAGAAGCTGAACCTCCCTATAGAAAAGATGCCAAGAAATTTTGGGACCACttcatgttaaagaaaaattcagcttCTGAAGAGGTTGTCCTGCCAATCAAGAGCAATGAAATGCACCAAGAAAACTGTAGAACCCTGCCTTTTTCCCAGGTAAGAACAGGTGTCAAAGATCAGTAAGTGTGTCCTTTCCCCTGCCTCCGGCAATCACCAACTAAAGACACACAggttattttgtttgcaaagtCACAGGGCTACTTCAGAACACCCTCATGTGATAAGCTGCTGAAAAACACTGGTGAAAATGGCTGAAAATGCCTTAGGTGATGAGGCAAAATGCTAAACTATACTACTGGAAAGtcacacatttcattttcagggagttatttattcttttttatgcaaacaATGTTCTGACCTTGCCTGAGCAAGCAGGGCAGCGGCAAGTAATTATCTAGCCAAGGAATATACATCTAAACAGTTTGTATACATGAATTACCTATGTATATGTATAGACATACATATtcacatatgtgtatatacagaGTCATGGGGCAAGTATTTACAGGAGAAGCTGGATGTTTTCTTGCAGCTAAGCAAGGATTCCTTTCTGCTGTATTAATTGGAAAACTGATGCGTATATCTAATTCTGTGCTAAGAATGTTGGAGAACTGGTAAATTGTCCCATGCACAGATGAAGCCGTTCTGTAATATTGTAACATCAAGACAAGCAGACAGTATAGATAAAAGTGCTGTATTCCTCATAAGGCAACATGTGTTCTCAGTGTTTCTACAATCACAGTCCATCAAGGAACATGTTATTTCACATCCctcaataaattaatttcattggCAGACACAGGTGAATAGATATGGCCTAGAAACTTGTACTGTTTCACTATTTGTGCCATGTAATATGGCAAGCTTTCTCCAGGATGGTTGCAGTTATGCCAATATAAAAGTGCTAACTTCAGTCTAGCTTTTTATGGCTTGGGAGCTGACTTAGGCTTTCTTAATACAGGTAGTTGTTACTCTAGCAAACCAAGAGATTACAGAACTTCCATTGTACTTTTgagattttcattaaaaatacctgCTAAAGAACATTATGTCTCTTCCACATAGACACAAATCTTCAAGATTACAGTTGAGTCTAGTTTGAGGTTTATATACAAGAACATTGGGTCAGAATGATGCTTTAGGTCCTGCTGAGTAGTTAAGACTGCTTTAACCATGTCAGAAATGGTTACTCAAAGAGccattaaaaagtaaatatgaCAAACCCACCTACTGTATTTTTCCCCATCAGATCGCAAAGGCTCTGACTGAAGCAAATTTTACCTTTGTTGTTCATTCTAAGAATTGTCTATAGGAGcactaaatttttattttaaaatttcttatattttattgcttatttgacatagaaaataaacatactTTAAGTAAATGTTctgagaaaatacagtatttgggtgggggtgggggtgtcgCCTTCAGGCCTTCTAGCAAATTCCATGAGTCATTCATGTACCAGAAACTTCAAAGTGCTTTCTGTTTCAGGGCATTAGTCACGACAGCTGTGAGAAGGTAATGGTACAGAATAAtctgtgttttggaaaatgtAGCTCCTTTCACGTTCCTGGTCCAGAAGATCATCTTTATACCTTTTGTTCTCATTGCTTGCCCAGCAAGTTCTCCATGAAGCGCCTGGATCTCAACTGTACCAGTTCTGTACCAGTGGTCAAAGAAGTCATGATTGTAGAAGAGTGTAAATGTGAGACCCAGAAGATTAAAGACCCTGCGACTGGATCTCTACTATCAGACATACATGCAAATGTACATGAGCACAATTAACCTGTGCAAAGTACCTCTTAATCCTTGATCATAAGaatctgcaaatgaaaaaaaaccctgaaattaAAGCTTTCATCACACTGGTACACAAAACTATTAAAGACACAGACTTTCTGCTTGAACTGCTTTGCTTCAACAATAACTTTACCTATAATGTAACAGATATTTCCTTGAAGCtgttaaagaaatgcagatgagTTGACTGCGTTTATATAT is part of the Falco biarmicus isolate bFalBia1 chromosome Z, bFalBia1.pri, whole genome shotgun sequence genome and harbors:
- the CER1 gene encoding cerberus; its protein translation is MLLFLLQLLVLSCLGATEPQGDSLQRKRGRPFQHLFYLDKNLHENQSFRELVGQNPGGVEETLGEPSFFVAIPQMASESGKQEEKKMSRFILPNAQLHADQNLRIQAAPRESSPVENVSPSHYSSKREAEPPYRKDAKKFWDHFMLKKNSASEEVVLPIKSNEMHQENCRTLPFSQGISHDSCEKVMVQNNLCFGKCSSFHVPGPEDHLYTFCSHCLPSKFSMKRLDLNCTSSVPVVKEVMIVEECKCETQKIKDPATGSLLSDIHANVHEHN